Proteins encoded within one genomic window of Setaria italica strain Yugu1 chromosome IV, Setaria_italica_v2.0, whole genome shotgun sequence:
- the LOC101778659 gene encoding acetylajmalan esterase translates to MASSAAFLLPLSLLALFLRCCLGQGEGNGVTAIYSLGDSITDTGNLVKEAPPGMFETIKHLPYGVTLGTPTGRCSDGLLMIDFLAQDMGLPFLNPYLGKNKSFDHGVNFAVAGATAVDPADQFNLTVPMPFASNSLKVQLRWFKDFMKSSFGTDEEIRKKLQSSLVLVGEIGGNDYNYEFFANKPMTEVEKLIPGVIKTIIDAAKEVLDMGAGKVIIPGNFPIGCVPGYLAMNAGTSEPADYDAYGCLRELNRFAAKHNSRLQRAVAELQASRPGASVAYADYFNSFLALLHNASSLGFDAASTRKACCGAGGGEYNFDWRRMCGFAGATACAEPAAYLSWDGIHMTQAAYRAMSRLIYHGKYLEPQILSFPEKYGQT, encoded by the exons ATGGCTTCCTCCGCAGCTTTCCTCCTGCCTCTCTCCCTCCTTGCTCTGTTCTTGCGCTGCTGTCTTGGCCAGGGAGAAGGCAATGGCGTCACTGCCATCTACAGCCTCGGCGACTCCATCACTGACACGGGGAACCTAGTCAAGGAGGCGCCTCCCGGCATGTTCGAGACCATCAAGCATCTCCCCTACGGCGTCACTCTGGGAACCCCGACGGGACGCTGCTCTGACGGCCTCCTCATGATCGACTTCCTGG CTCAGGACATGGGCCTCCCGTTCCTGAACCCGTACCTCGGCAAGAACAAGAGCTTCGACCACGGCGTGaacttcgccgtcgccggagccacTGCCGTGGACCCCGCAGACCAGTTCAACCTCACCGTGCCCATGCCCTTCGCCTCCAACTCCCTCAAGGTGCAGCTGCGGTGGTTCAAGGACTTCATGAAGTCCAGCTTCGGCACCGACGAAG AGATACGCAAGAAGCTTCAGAGTTCTCTGGTTTTGGTCGGTGAGATCGGTGGAAACGATTACAACTACGAGTTCTTCGCGAACAAGCCCATGACCGAGGTGGAGAAACTGATCCCAGGGGTCATAAAGACCATCATCGACGCAGCCAAG GAAGTGCTTGACATGGGAGCAGGCAAGGTGATCATCCCGGGTAACTTCCCCATCGGGTGCGTGCCGGGTTACCTGGCCATGAACGCCGGCACGTCGGAGCCGGCGGACTACGACGCGTACGGGTGCCTCCGGGAGCTGAACCGCTTCGCCGCCAAGCACAACTCGCGGCTGCAgcgcgcggtggcggagctGCAGGCGTCGCGCCCGGGCGCGTCCGTGGCCTACGCCGACTACTTCAACTCCTTCCTCGCGCTCCTCCACAACGCCTCCTCGCTGGGCTTCGACGCGGCGAGCACGCGCAAGGcctgctgcggcgccggcggcggcgagtacAACTTCGACTGGCGGCGGATGTGCGGGTTCGCGGGGGCGACGGCGTGCGCGGAGCCGGCGGCGTACCTGAGCTGGGACGGGATCCACATGACGCAGGCCGCGTACAGGGCCATGTCCAGGCTCATCTACCATGGAAAGTACCTGGAGCCGCAGATACTCAGCTTCCCGGAGAAATATGGCCAGACATAG
- the LOC101760415 gene encoding pentatricopeptide repeat-containing protein At5g44230 → MVHLAPRQLSARLQAPPQPPPRPPTDLPLPLLPPPSLTSLLLAAVASSPSLRHLRHVHSLIVRLPVPPPTVPLLLSRLLRRLAALPLPPARAPLRYAAAVFSSLSPPDPFLATALLRFAHLTQPPLETFRLLSWLRRERGGELPFLPFAFSPLAKSAAAARSLPAAAASHAVSILLGGFDKHRFVENSLIGAYVACGDVGAARKVFDDMMVKDAISWTNIVVAYSKSGDMGSAEEVFARCPVKDMVAWTAMVTGYAQNAMPVKALEAFEQMAATGIAIDEVSLTGAISACAQLGAVRRAAWVQEIAERNGFGRNVVVGSGLVDMYAKCGLIDKACEVFEGMQEKNVYTYSSMIVGLASHGRANDAIALFNNMVSRAYVEPNHVTFIGVLTACSHAGMVKEGRYYFAQMKDRYGVLPSADHYACMVDLLGRSGLVIEALDLVKSMTVEPHSAVWGALLGACRIHGNTAVAKVAAEHLFKLEPEGMGNYVLLSNTLASAGEWDEVSKVRKLMRNRRLKKDPAVSWFEGQDGLVHQFFAGDNTHPRTNEIKKALLELVEKLKLAGYVPNLSSIVYNVSEKEKERLLMGHSEKLALSFGLLTLGSRSTIRIVKNLRICEDCHLFMRLVSKVEPINIIVRDNMRFHHFKDGECSCSGFW, encoded by the coding sequence ATGGTGCACCTCGCCCCGCGTCAGCTCTCCGCGCGGCTTCAGGCTCcaccgcaaccgccgccgcgcccgccgaccGACCtgccgctcccgctcctcccgccgccgtcgctcacatcgctgctgctcgccgccgtcgcctcctcgcCCTCCCTCCGGCACCTCCGCCACGTCCACTCGCTCATCGTCCGCCTGCCTGTCCCGCCGCCCACCGtcccgctcctcctctcccgcctgctccgccgcctcgccgcgctcccgctcccgcccgcgcgcgcgccgctccGCTACGCGGCCGCcgtcttctcctccctctcgccgcccgaccccttcctcGCCACCGCGCTCCTCCGCTTCGCGCACCTCACGCAGCCGCCCCTGGAGACCTTCCGACTCTTATCCTGGCTCCgccgcgagcgcggcggcgagctcccgtTTCTCCCGTTCGCGTTCTCCCCACTGGCCAAGtctgcggcggccgcgcgctcCCTACCTGCTGCAGCCGCGTCCCACGCGGTCTCGATCCTTCTCGGAGGGTTCGATAAGCATCGCTTTGTTGAGAACTCGCTGATCGGCGCGTACGTTGCATGTGGCGACGTCGGCGCTGCACGTAAGGTGTTTGATGATATGATGGTGAAGGATGCAATTTCTTGGACAAACATTGTGGTGGCGTATTCTAAAAGTGGGGATATGGGGTCAGCGGAGGAGGTGTTTGCGCGGTGTCCGGTGAAGGATATGGTGGCGTGGACAGCTATGGTGACTGGGTATGCGCAGAATGCCATGCCAGTGAAGGCATTGGAGGCATTTGAGCAGATGGCGGCAACCGGCATTGCCATTGATGAAGTTTCACTGACCGGTGCCATCTCAGCTTGTGCTCAGCTTGGTGCGGTGAGGCGTGCCGCCTGGGTACAGGAGATTGCAGAACGGAATGGTTTTGGGAGGAATGTGGTTGTTGGGTCGGGGTTGGTGGACATGTATGCCAAGTGTGGTCTCATTGACAAGGCGTGTGAGGTTTTTGAAGGGATGCAAGAGAAGAACGTGTACACTTATAGCTCAATGATTGTTGGCCTAGCATCACACGGGAGGGCTAACGATGCAATTGCTTTGTTCAACAACATGGTTAGCAGGGCATATGTGGAACCGAACCATGTTACCTTCATTGGAGTATTGACAGCTTGCAGCCATGCTGGGATGGTTAAAGAAGGGCGCTACTACTTTGCGCAGATGAAGGACAGGTATGGGGTATTGCCTTCTGCAGATCACTATGCTTGTATGGTTGATTTGCTTGGGCGATCTGGATTGGTGATTGAAGCCCTTGATCTAGTGAAGTCTATGACCGTAGAGCCTCATAGTGCTGTCTGGGGGGCACTGCTAGGCGCTTGCCGAATCCACGGAAATACTGCAGTTGCTAAGGTTGCCGCTGAACATCTTTTTAAGCTCGAGCCAGAGGGCATGGGGAACTATGTCTTGTTATCAAATACACTTGCGTCGGCAGGAGAGTGGGATGAAGTGTCGAAGGTTAGGAAACTGATGCGAAATCGGAGGCTGAAAAAGGACCCTGCAGTTAGCTGGTTTGAAGGCCAGGATGGTTTGGTGCATCAGTTCTTTGCTGGTGATAATACTCACCCAAGGACAAATGAAATAAAGAAGGCATTGCTGGAGTTAgtagaaaaattgaagcttgCAGGTTATGTGCCAAATCTGAGTTCAATTGTTTATAATGTAAgtgagaaagagaaagaaagactGTTGATGGGTCACAGCGAGAAGCTTGCTCTGTCATTTGGATTGCTCACACTTGGGTCTAGATCTACAATTAGGATTGTAAAGAATCTAAGGATCTGTGAGGACTGCCATTTGTTTATGCGATTGGTATCAAAAGTTGAGCCCATCAACATTATTGTCAGGGACAATATGAGATTCCATCACTTCAAAGATGGAGAATGCTCCTGCAGTGGATTCTGGTGA
- the LOC101776610 gene encoding pentatricopeptide repeat-containing protein At1g63330, whose protein sequence is MLLRARVRRPAAGASPLRPSRPSPAPFTTTTTDASTSSSPDPDGVAAEVATLLSRCSGDWKLAIAASDLPSRLSPASVSSLLLRGASSPRLHPKLLLDFFYWSRPRLGPSAPAPDAFAHLAVSLCAAGLFPQANGLLDHMIRAYPTPPLVLSSVHRAVSGSGHDRRPVVLDVLVDTYKKTGRVRDGAEVVLLMKDLGLAPSLRCCNALLKDLLRADALDLLWKVRGFMEDAGVSPDVYTYSTLIEAYCKVRDLDAAKKVLEEMRETGCSVNTVTYNILIGGLCRAGAVEEAFGFKKEMEDYGLVPDGFTYGAIINGLCKRGRPSQAKCLLDEMSCAGLKPNVVVYATLVDGFMREGNSDEAFKIIKDMSAAGVQPNKITYDNLIRGLCKLGQLGRATEVLKEMVKIGHIADTITFNHLIEGHLRQHNKEEAFWLLNEMRKDGISPNVYTYSIIINGLCQIGELETAGGLLEQMVAEGIKPNAFVYAPLISGYCREGKFSLACEAFKKMTSSNVVPDLYCYNSLIIGLSKVGKMEEAIEYYDQMLEKGVHPNEFTYDGLIHGYSMTGNVEKAEQLLHQMLNRLKPKDFIYAHLLEVYFKSDNLEKVSSILQSMLDRGVMPDNRLYGIVIHNLSRSGHMEAAFRVLSVMEKNGLVPDLHIYSSLISGLCKTADVEKAVGLLDEMGKKGVEPGIVCYNALIDGLCKSDNISHARNVFSSILIKGLVPNCVTYTCLIDGYCKAGDIHDAIGLYNEMLARGVTPDAFVYSVLTSGCSNSGDLQQALFITEEMVLRGYASISSFNTLVHGFCKRGKLQETVKFLHMMMDKDIVPNMLTVENIVKGLDEAGKLSEAHTIFVELQQKKASQHDTDHLSSLFTGMINQGLAPLDVTHNMIQSHCKGGDLDKALMLHDALVAKGAPMSCTSYLALLDGLCRKSKLTEAFNLLKEMEEMGICPSEDQCMILLNDLHSSGFIQEYNKVFDTMLCYKWLQKESKCNSVGNSQEAANAE, encoded by the coding sequence ATGCTCCTccgcgcgcgcgtgcggcgTCCAGCCGCCGGCGCCTCGCCCCTCCGCCCGAGCCGGCCATCTCCCGCGcccttcaccaccaccaccaccgatgCCTCTACGTCGTCTTCCCCCGATCCCGACGGCGTGGCAGCCGAGGTGGCCACCCTCCTCTCCCGCTGCTCCGGCGACTGGAAGctcgccatcgccgcctccgACCTCCCCTCCCGCCTCTCTCCCGCTTCCgtgtcctccctcctcctccgcggcgcctcctccccgcgcctCCACCCCAAGCTCCTGCTGGATTTCTTCTACTGGTCCCGCCCCCGCCTCGGGCCCTCAGCGCCCGCCCCCGACGCATTTGCCCACCTCGCCGTCTCCCtctgcgccgccggcctctTCCCCCAGGCCAACGGGCTCCTCGACCACATGATCCGCGCCTACCCCACCCCTCCCCTCGTCCTCAGCTCCGTCCACCGCGCGGTCTCCGGCTCCGGCCACGACCGCCGGCCGGTCGTCCTCGACGTCCTCGTCGACACCTACAAGAAGACCGGGAGGGTCCGGGATGGCGCCGAGGTTGTCCTGCTGATGAAGGATCTCGGCTTGGCGCCCAGCCTTCGCTGCTGCAACGCGCTGCTCAAGGACCTGCTGCGCGCGGACGCCCTGGATCTGCTCTGGAAGGTGCGCGGCTTCATGGAGGACGCCGGCGTTTCGCCGGATGTGTACACGTACTCGACATTGATCGAGGCGTATTGCAAGGTCCGGGACTTGGATGCTGCGAAGAAGGTGCTTGAGGAAATGCGTGAGACGGGATGCAGCGTGAACACAGTGACCTACAATATATTGATTGGTGGTCTGTGCAGAGCTGGAGCTGTCGAAGAGGCGTTTGGGTTCAAGAAGGAGATGGAGGATTATGGGTTGGTTCCGGATGGATTTACTTATGGTGCAATCATTAATGGTCTGTGCAAGCGTGGCAGGCCGAGTCAGGCGAAGTGCTTGCTGGATGAGATGTCTTGTGCTGGGTTAAAGCCTAATGTTGTTGTTTATGCAACTCTGGTTGATGGGTTCATGAGGGAGGGCAATTCGGACGAGGCGTTTAAGATAATCAAGGACATGTCTGCTGCTGGTGTGCAGCCAAACAAGATCACCTATGACAATCTCATCCGGGGTCTATGTAAATTGGGGCAGCTGGGGAGGGCTACCGAAGTTTTGAAGGAAATGGTCAAAATTGGTCATATCGCTGACACCATCACTTTCAATCATCTCATTGAAGGGCATCTCCGACAGCATAACAAAGAAGAAGCCTTTTGGCTGCTTAATGAAATGAGAAAGGATGGTATTTCGCCTAATGTATACACTTACAGCATAATCATCAATGGACTATGCCAAATCGGTGAATTGGAAACAGCAGGTGGTCTCCTTGAGCAAATGGTTGCAGAAGGTATAAAGCCCAATGCATTTGTTTATGCGCCTCTTATCTCAGGGTATTGCAGGGAAGGCAAATTCTCATTGGCTTGTGAAGCTTTCAAAAAGATGACCAGTTCCAATGTAGTGCCTGATTTGTACTGCTACAATTCTCTTATAATTGGACTATCTAAGGTGGGAAAGATGGAGGAAGCCATAGAGTACTATGATCAGATGCTGGAGAAAGGAGTGCACCCTAATGAGTTCACGTATGATGGTCTGATTCATGGCTATAGTATGACTGGGAATGTAGAAAAGGCTGAACAGTTACTCCATCAGATGCTTAATAGACTAAAACCAAAGGACTTTATCTACGCTCACCTCCTAGAAGTTTACTTCAAGTCAGATAATCTTGAAAAGGTTTCCTCTATTCTTCAATCCATGTTAGACAGGGGAGTCATGCCAGACAACCGTTTGTATGGAATTGTGATTCACAATCTGTCAAGATCTGGACATATGGAAGCAGCTTTTAGGGTTCTCTCAGTGATGGAGAAGAATGGGTTAGTTCCTGATTTGCATATATACAGTTCATTGATATCTGGTCTTTGCAAGACAGCTGATGTGGAGAAAGCTGttggccttcttgatgagatgggTAAAAAAGGAGTGGAGCCTGGTATTGTATGCTATAATGCCCTAATCGATGGGCTTTGCAAGTCCGATAATATTTCTCATGCTCGTAATGTCTTCAGTAGCATATTAATTAAGGGATTAGTGCCAAATTGTGTGACATATACATGTTTGATAGATGGATACTGCAAAGCTGGTGATATCCATGATGCTATTGGTCTTTATAACGAAATGCTAGCAAGAGGGGTAACCCCAGATGCTTTTGTCTATAGTGTGCTTACCTCTGGCTGCTCAAATTCCGGGGACCTTCAACAGGCTCTGTTTATAACTGAAGAGATGGTTCTTAGGGGATATGCAAGTATTTCTTCTTTCAACACCTTGGTCCATGGCTTCTGCAAACGTGGAAAATTGCAGGAAACTGTGAAGTTTCTCCACATGATGATGGACAAAGACATAGTGCCTAACATGCTGACTGTTGAAAATATCGTAAAAGGACTTGATGAGGCTGGGAAACTCAGTGAAGCACACACAATTTTTGTTGAGCTGCAACAGAAGAAAGCTTCGCAACATGATACAGATCACTTGTCCTCATTGTTTACAGGCATGATCAATCAAGGACTAGCTCCTCTAGATGTGACACATAACATGATCCAGTCTCATTGTAAAGGAGGAGATTTGGATAAGGCTTTGATGCTACATGATGCTCTTGTGGCAAAAGGTGCTCCCATGAGCTGCACATCTTATCTTGCTTTATTGGATGGCCTTTGCCGGAAGAGCAAACTGACCGAAGCTTTTAATTTGCTAAAAGAAATGGAAGAGATGGGTATTTGTCCTTCCGAGGATCAGTGCATGATACTGTTAAATGATCTTCACTCGTCAGGATTCATCCAGGAATACAATAAAGTATTTGATACTATGTTGTGTTACAAGTGGttacaaaaggaaagcaaatgTAATTCGGTTGGTAATAGTCAGGAAGCTGCGAATGCAGAATAA
- the LOC101775807 gene encoding peroxidase 45 codes for MRRLQFLATASFFLLAIDAFPPSMAGAQQLSPDHYADVCPNLESIVRAAVRMSVAHSPVAAPATLRLFFHDCAVRGCDASIMLINPDGDDEWRSLDGMTLKLEGFNTVMSAKAAVDSDPRCRNMVSCADILALAARDSVFLSGGPDYLVELGRYDGRVSTQGSVLIPHGNFNLDQLNAFFSGLGLSQADMIALSGAHTIGAASCGVFGYRLGTDAAMDPAFAEQLRGSCPGAGGFAFLDAATPLRFDNEYYRNLRGGRGLLASDQALYADPRSRGAVDRYAADQGAFFGDFAASMTRLGRVGVRTADDGEIRRDCRFPN; via the exons ATGAGGCGCCTCCAGTTCTTGGCCAccgcctccttcttcctcctcgcaaTCGATGCCTTCCCGCCGTCAATGGCCGGGGCCCAGCAGCTGTCGCCGGACCACTACGCCGACGTCTGCCCCAACCTCGAGAGCATTGTCCGCGCCGCCGTGCGGATGTCCGTGGCGCActcgccggtcgccgcgccCGCCACGCTCCGGCTCTTCTTCCATGACTGCGCTGTCAGG GGCTGCGACGCGTCGATCATGCTCATCAACCCCGATGGCGACGACGAGTGGCGGAGCCTCGACGGCATGACGCTGAAGCTTGAGGGGTTCAACACGGTGATGAGCGCCAAGGCGGCCGTGGACAGCGACCCGCGGTGCCGGAACATGGTGTCGTGCGCCGACATCCTGGCACTCGCCGCCAGGGACTCCGTGTTCCTG AGCGGAGGGCCGGACTACCTGGTGGAGCTGGGCCGGTACGACGGCCGGGTGTCGACTCAAGGCAGCGTCCTGATCCCTCATGGCAACTTCAACCTCGACCAGCTCAACGCCTTCTTCTCCGGCCTCGGCCTCTCCCAAGCCGACATGATCGCGCTCTCAG GGGCTCACACGATCGGCGCGGCGTCGTGCGGCGTCTTCGGGTACCGGCTGGGCACGGACGCGGCCATGGACCCGGCGTTCGCGGAGCAGCTCCGGGGCAGCTGCCCGGGCGCCGGCGGTTTCGCGTTCCTTGACGCCGCGACGCCGCTGCGGTTCGACAACGAGTACTACCGGAACCTGCGCGGCGGGAGGGGGCTCCTGGCGTCCGACCAGGCGCTGTACGCGGACCCGAGGTCGCGCGGCGCCGTCGACCGCTACGCCGCGGACCAGGGCGCCTTcttcggcgacttcgccgcgtCCATGACCAGGCTCGGCAGGGTCGGGGTCAGGACGGCGGACGACGGCGAGATACGCCGCGACTGCAGGTTCCCCAACTGA
- the LOC101777443 gene encoding nifU-like protein 3, chloroplastic: MRLCLRQAAAAATSSPLAATIRKNSPSSLTHGRLSFSHTSLQTTPNHRGNRAGWAVRVLPLTEENVEMVLDEVRPSLMADGGNVALHEIDGLVVVLKLQGACGSCPSSTMTLKMGIETRLRDKIPDILEVEQIVDTETGLELNTDNVEKVLDEIRPYLSGTGGGSIELLQIDGYVVKIRIGGPAAGVMTVRVAVTQKLREKIPSILAVQLTE, encoded by the exons atGAGGCTCTGTCTCCGGcaagcggcggccgcggccacaAGCTCCCCCCTCGCAGCCACCATCCGCAAG AATTCTCCAAGCTCCCTCACCCATGGCCGCCTCAGCTTCAGCCACACGTCGCTGCAGACGACGCCGAACCACCGCGGAAACCGAGCAG GGTGGGCGGTGCGCGTGCTTCCGCTGACGGAGGAGAACGTGGAGATGGTGCTGGACGAGGTGCGGCCGAGCCTGATGGCGGACGGCGGCAACGTGGCGCTGCACGAGATCGACGGCCTCGTCGTCGTGCTCAAGCTGCAGGGGGCCTGCGGCTCCTGCCCCAGCTCCACCATGACGCTCAAGATGGGCATCGAGACGCGCCTCCGTGACAAGATCCCCGACATCCTCGAGGTCGAGCAGATCGTCGACACCGAGACCGGCCTCGAGCTCAACACCGACAACGTGGAGAAG GTACTTGATGAGATCAGACCATACCTCTCCGGTACCGGAGGTGGAAGCATCGAGCTCCTCCAGATCGATGGATATGTCGTCAAGATTAGAATCGGTGGACCTGCAGCTGGTGTAATGACAGTACGAGTAGCTGTGACACAAAAACTGAGGGAAAAGATACCTTCCATCTTGGCTGTTCAGCTCACAGAGTAG
- the LOC101777856 gene encoding uncharacterized protein LOC101777856: MRTSSWNMRTRAPGMAADLLGTHRILLALLEIKETITRDIESRDSFKKTAKLLLKASGQKLLHCLEEPMDEHSKHDRKESVRRTIMEHDKVFRQQVHELHRLYHVQKSLMTEVGCGKHFQSRTEESQQIVQRSRSNHNRSPSTSETNQSACLGNAQHSATPQVPEHLGLQECKPRTCLSLFSEENSATKEGNRTENPVGSHKAVEDGNCSASVESDLDLKLSIGPSSPATKGPHWLFSGSRERNPSGQHR, translated from the exons ATGAGAACCAGCAGCTGGAACATGAGAACCAGGGCACCAG GAATGGCTGCTGATCTGCTTGGTACTCATAGAATCCTCCTCGCCTTGTTGGAGATAAAGGAAACCATCACAAGGGATATAGAGAGTAGAGATTCTTTCAAGAAGACAGCCAAATTATTGCTGAAAGCTAGTGGGCAAAAGCTTTTGCACTGCTTGGAGGAGCCAATGGATGAGCATTCCAAGCATGATAGGAAGGAATCTGTTAGGAGAACAATCATGGAGCATGATAAGGTCTTCAGACAGCAG GTGCACGAACTGCATCGGCTATATCATGTACAGAAATCACTGATGACTGAAGTTGGTTGTGGGAAGCATTTCCAATCTAGAACAGAAGAAAGTCAACAAATAGTGCAGAGATCAAGATCAAACCATAACAGAAGTCCTTCCACCTCTGAGACTAATCAATCTGCTTGCCTTGGTAATGCACAACACTCTGCTACCCCGCAAGTACCTGAACATTTGGGTCttcaagaatgcaaaccaagaACATGCTTAAGCCTCTTCAGTGAAGAAAACTCAGCAACCAAAGAAGGAAATCGCACAGAAAACCCAGTAGGCAGCCATAAAGCAGTCGAAGATGGAAATTGTAGTGCCTCTGTGGAGAGTGATCTTGACCTCAAACTAAGCATCGGCCCCAGTTCACCTGCAACAAAAGGACCACATTGGCTATTCTCGGGCAGCAGGGAAAGAAACCCTTCTGGTCAGCATCGATGA
- the LOC101777031 gene encoding pentatricopeptide repeat-containing protein At3g61360, translating to MPLRLLPPPRRAAAPLLTPTVPHLARLLLSHAPATPPLLLALLPACPSLLTPLLSHLLLSHSPPLPALSLYRCLLALPHFPVPGSSLPVLLRLLARSRRHAHLSFPLLESLPSTHPHLLSTPALAVLLSTALSESAPGASFDAAVTCFDSAARVWARAGRAFGAAELNALLRAFCARGRVAEARALFHRYCDAYPPDTRTFNTLLLGFKEAGHAQALDLFYHDAVLRGFVPDAVSYCVRMDAYCKKGRFADALELLDEMRRRENCKPTLQVFTTLIYGAGIVRNAARAQLLFDEMEKWGVTPDRGAHNALMGAYVRARDLKSAMAVMDKMERKGVGLDDVSYNTMFCGFQRVGNLEGIWKVYSKMVASGFMPRTRTTMLLMKVFCENGRPDLGLELWDYIMGKGCVPHRHALDILVTGLCCRGVVSEAYRCFREIIEMGMAPTERAFRVLEGFLRRTREYGKVEEIRQMMKVVQLEGHQIEEEPM from the coding sequence ATGCCCCttcgcctcctcccgccgcctcgccgcgccgccgcgccgctccttACCCCGACCGTCCCCCACCTCGCGCGGCTTCTCCTCTCCCACGCGCCGGCcaccccgccgctcctcctcgcgctcctcccgGCCTGCCCCTCCCTCCTCACGCCGCTCCTCTCCCatctcctcctctcgcactcgccgccgctccccgcgcTCTCCCTGTACCGCTGCCTCCTCGCGCTCCCGCACTTCCCCGTGCCGGGCAGCTCCCTACCCGtcctgctccgcctcctcgcgcgctcccgccgccacgcccaccTCTCGTTCCCGCTGCTCGAGTCCCTCCCGTCCACGCACCCCCACCTCCTCTCCACGCCCGCGCTCGCCGTCCTACTCTCCACCGCGCTCTCCGAGTCCGCGCCCGGCGCGTCCTTCGACGCCGCCGTCACCTGCTTCGACTCAGCCGCCCGCGTCTGGGCGCGCGCGGGCCGGGCCTTCGGCGCCGCCGAGCTCAACGCGCTGCTCCGCGCCTTCTgcgcccgcggccgcgtcgCCGAGGCGCGCGCGCTCTTCCACCGCTACTGCGACGCCTACCCGCCCGACACGCGCACCTTCAACACGCTGCTGCTCGGGTTCAAGGAGGCCGGCCACGCCCAGGCGCTGGATCTCTTCTACCATGACGCCGTGCTGCGCGGCTTCGTCCCGGACGCCGTGTCGTACTGTGTGAGGATGGATGCCTACTGCAAGAAAGGCAGGTTTGCGGACGCCCTCGAGCTGCTCGATGAAATGCGCAGGAGAGAGAACTGCAAGCCGACGCTGCAGGTGTTCACCACATTGATATATGGAGCTGGAATTGTGAGGAACGCAGCGCGGGCACAGCTGCTGTTTGATGAAATGGAGAAGTGGGGAGTGACCCCTGACCGCGGTGCTCACAATGCGCTAATGGGCGCGTATGTGAGGGCTAGGGATTTGAAGTCTGCGATGGCGGTGATGGACAAGATGGAGAGGAAGGGGGTTGGCTTGGATGATGTTAGCTACAACACAATGTTTTGTGGGTTCCAGAGAGTTGGCAACTTGGAGGGGATTTGGAAGGTGTACAGCAAGATGGTTGCTTCAGGGTTTATGCCGAGGACCAGGACGACTATGCTGCTCATGAAGGTCTTCTGCGAGAATGGCCGACCTGACCTTGGGCTGGAGCTGTGGGATTATATAATGGGAAAAGGATGTGTACCTCACCGGCATGCACTGGATATTCTGGTTACTGGTTTATGCTGTAGGGGTGTGGTTTCTGAGGCATACAGGTGTTTTAGGGAGATCATCGAGATGGGAATGGCACCTACAGAGCGAGCATTTAGGGTTTTGGAAGGGTTTTTAAGGCGTACACGGGAATACGGGAAGGTTGAGGAGATTAGGCAAATGATGAAGGTTGTCCAGCTGGAGGGGCATCAGATTGAAGAAGAGCCAATGTGA
- the LOC101776208 gene encoding uncharacterized protein LOC101776208 — MALAPASLQCFLTGRPVCSATLPKLARRPSRISCKAAGDEKVPLGGDGLGVKLGKLAMVTLAAGVLALGPVDGAMAAKSGGRVGGQAFRSAPRSSGPRINNSRTNIYVNPPVAPPLGGYGYGGYGSPFFGGYGWSPFTFFAPGPSVAVGVGGGFDTLVLFLVLGAVVGAIRRFLNRNNDDYDDY; from the exons ATGGCTCTGGCACCCGCATCTCTCCAGTGCTTCCTCACGGGCAGACCGGTGTGCTCGGCGACGCTGCCCAAGCTCGCGAGGAGGCCGTCGAGGATCTCGTGCAAGGCGGCCGGCGATGAGAAGGTCCCGTTGGGAGGGGATGGTCTTGGGGTGAAGCTCGGGAAGCTGGCGATGGTCACGCTGGCCGCCGGCGTGCTGGCGCTCGGGCCCGTCGACGGCGCCATGGCGGCCAAGTCCGGCGGCAGGGTCGGCGGGCAGGCGTTCCGGTCAGCGCCACGGTCGTCCGGCCCTCGGATAAACAACTCCAG GACGAACATCTACGTCAACccgccggtggcgccgccgctgggcgGGTACGGCTACGGCGGCTACGGCAGCCCGTTCTTCGGCGGCTACGGGTGGTCGCCGTTCACCTTCTTCGCGCCCGGCCCGAGCGTCGCCGTCGGTGTCGGCGGCGGCTTCGACACGCTCGTCCTCTTCTTGGTGCTGGGCGCCGTCGTCGGAGCCATCAGGCGGTTTCTCAACAGGAACAATGATGATTACGACGACTATTGA